In the Streptomyces sp. SJL17-4 genome, CCGGCAGCTGATCCGGCTCGACCTCAGGGGTACGGGCGCGTCGGCCGTGCCGGAGGACCCGGCCTCGTACCGCTGCGACCGGCTCGTCGACGATGTGGAGGCGCTGCGCGCGCACCTCGGGCTCGACACCGTCGACGTCCTCGGGCACTCGGCGGGCGCGAACCTGGCCGCCCTGTACGTGACCCGGTACCCCGAGCGGGTCGGCCGGCTCGTGCTCGTCACCCCGGGCACGGCGGCCGTCGGGCTCGACACGGCGCCGGAGGAGCGGCTCGCGGCGGCGCGGCTGCGGCGGGACGAGCCGTGGTTCGCTCCGGCGTACGCGGCACTTGAGGAGGTCACGGCGGGGCGCGGGACGGGCGAGAGCTTCCGGGCCGTTGCGCCGTTCTTCCACGGGACCTGGGACGAGGCGGCGCGGGAGCGGCACGCCGCCGGGGAGGAGCAGCGGAACGGTGAGGGCGCGGGTGTCTTCGCGAGCGAGGGGGCCTTCGACCCGGAGGCGACCCGCGCGGTGTTCGCGGAGTTCGCGCGGCCGGTGCTCGTGGTGGCCGGGGAGGGGGACGTGAACACCCCGGTCCCGACGGCGGCCGCGTACGCGGAGCTGTTCCCGAAGTCGGAGTTCGTCGTCCTGGACGGGGCGGGGCACTTCCCGTGGCACGACGACGCGGTGCGGTTCGCGGGGGCGGTCGGCGACTTCCTGGGGTAGGGGTGGGGTTGCCCCCTCGGGCCCGTGTCCCGGATCACGTCGCAGGTCCGGGACGCCGTCCGCGATGATATGACCATGCGTTTTCTGTTCGTCGGCGACAGCATGACCATCGGGCGCGCCGGCGACTGGACCTGGCGATACCGCATGTGGCGGCATCTGGAGTCCACGCTGCCCGGCCCCGGCGCGTACGAGATCGTCGGGCCCCGCACCGCGCTGTACGACCCAGCCGCCGACGCCCCGGCCTCGGAGGCGTACGCCGACCCCGCCTTCCCCGTCCCCGCCCGGCGCCATCTGGCCGGCTGGGGCGAGGGCTGGCTGCACATGGCGCCCGTCATCGGCGAGACGGTCAGGGCGACCGACGCCGACGTGCTGCTGATCTCGCTCGGCCTGATCGACCTCGGCTTCTACACCAACAGCGAGCAGACCGAGGAGAACGTCCGGGCGTTCGTCGCGGCGGCCCGCGCCGCGAACCCGCGCGTCCGGGCCGTCCTCCTGCCGGTCATCCCCAACGTGCGCGCCGGGTACGACGCGCCCTTCGCCCTCGAATGCGCCCGCTTCAACGAGCTGCTCGCGAAGGCGGTCGCCGACCTGGACACGGCGGCCTCCCCCCTCCTCCTGGCGGCGATATCGGAGTCGTACGACCTCGACGCGGACACCTACGACGGCACCCACCCGGGCCCCTCGGGCGAGCACAAGCTGGCGGCGGCCTTCGCGGACGCGATGCACCAGGCGTGGGGGCTCGGCGGCCCGTACGCCGGATAGCGGCCGGGGCTCGGGCGGCCCTGCTCGGGCGGCCCGGCTCAGGCGGACCGGCTCAGGCGGACCGGCTCAGGCGGACCGGCTCAGGCGGTCCGGCTCAGGCGGCCCTGGTGAGGCGGTTCGCGAAGGTCGAGAGCGTGTACGCGCCGATGCCGAGGACGACCTCCAGGGCGTTGCGGCGGGTGTAGCCCGCGGCCTCGAAGGCGGCCAGGTCCTCGTCGCTCACCGCGCCCGAGCAGGCGAGGACACGGAGGGTGAACAGGCGGACGGCGGCGAGGCGTTCGGCGTCGGGGGCGGGGCCGAGGGCGGCCATCTTGGCCTCGTGCATGTCGACGCAGAGGTGGCACTGGTTGCGTTCGGCGACGGTCAGGATGACCGTCTCGCGGGAGTGCGGGTCGAGGGTGGTGGACTCGAAGGTCTGACTGAGCTTCAGGAAGCCGTCGAGGGTCTCGGGCGACTCCTTGAGGAGGGCGATGGCGTTGGCGGTACGAGCGGACATGTCCACGGACAAAGCGTCTCCAGGCTTGAGCGAGTAGAATCGACAACATGGTTGACCATGTGACGAGGGAAAACGTAAACCAGGTTGTCGATAATGGCAAGGGAGAAAGCGAACCCGAGGGCGGGGGCCGGGGCTATGAACTCCCCCTGCTCCTCTTCGGCGGCTTCCGCACCCTCATCGACCGCCTGCACGCCCGCCTCGCCACCGAGGGCCACCC is a window encoding:
- a CDS encoding alpha/beta hydrolase; the protein is MPTPQTFSAPDGTTLAFHVSGTGAPLLCLPGGPLQDSAYLGDLGGLAAHRQLIRLDLRGTGASAVPEDPASYRCDRLVDDVEALRAHLGLDTVDVLGHSAGANLAALYVTRYPERVGRLVLVTPGTAAVGLDTAPEERLAAARLRRDEPWFAPAYAALEEVTAGRGTGESFRAVAPFFHGTWDEAARERHAAGEEQRNGEGAGVFASEGAFDPEATRAVFAEFARPVLVVAGEGDVNTPVPTAAAYAELFPKSEFVVLDGAGHFPWHDDAVRFAGAVGDFLG
- a CDS encoding GDSL-type esterase/lipase family protein → MRFLFVGDSMTIGRAGDWTWRYRMWRHLESTLPGPGAYEIVGPRTALYDPAADAPASEAYADPAFPVPARRHLAGWGEGWLHMAPVIGETVRATDADVLLISLGLIDLGFYTNSEQTEENVRAFVAAARAANPRVRAVLLPVIPNVRAGYDAPFALECARFNELLAKAVADLDTAASPLLLAAISESYDLDADTYDGTHPGPSGEHKLAAAFADAMHQAWGLGGPYAG
- a CDS encoding carboxymuconolactone decarboxylase; the protein is MSARTANAIALLKESPETLDGFLKLSQTFESTTLDPHSRETVILTVAERNQCHLCVDMHEAKMAALGPAPDAERLAAVRLFTLRVLACSGAVSDEDLAAFEAAGYTRRNALEVVLGIGAYTLSTFANRLTRAA